The region GTATTACATAACTAGTCCTAGTGATTATTCACTGAagatttaaaatattacaaaaatcagggttcttacaaaAAGCACACTTGGAGGAGTTTAACATCAGCACTTTGAATGCCTCTCTGAGGTGATTAATATAATCTTGCTTGACTAGGCTTTTGAATAACATGTCATCAATATAGACCTCCATGGTGTTTCCTATTAGACGTGCAGATATCTTATTCACCAATCTATGAGAAGTAGCTCCTGCATACAtaagtccaaaagccataacaaaATAGTAAAAAACACAAAAGCGAATATGAAAGATACCTTGCAAGTGTCGTCTTtgtgcattttgatctgattggAACCGCTAAAGCCttccatgaagctcagcatctaGTATCCAACAGTTGCATTGATTAGGGTATCAATCCTAGGTAGGAGATAACATTCCTTTGGGAATGTATCATTTAGACAAGTGAATTCgatgcacatcctccacttttTATTCGTTTTCTTGACCATCATAGGGTTAGCCAACCACTCGAAGAATTGCACTTCCTCAATAAATCCAGCTTTTAGGAGCTTCTCGACCTCCTGCTTGATGGCTTCCAGCCTACCAGGGGAGTAAGTTCTCTTCTTCTAATTGACAGCCTTTCGAGTTGGATCCACATTCAACTTATGAGTTATGAAGTCAGGGTCAATCCCAGGCATGTAAGATACTGTCCAAGCAAAAACATCACTATTCTCTTATAAGAACGCAGTCGACTGGCCTTTCAACGGCTTCTCCAAAGATGCTCCAACATATGTTACCTTGTGCGGATCAAAAAGATCCAAAAGGATTGGGATCAAATCCTCCGCTGGCTTCCCCTGAAGTTTTTCATTCTCATGGAAatccatgtcttctatggggAGAACCTGTCCCCAGCTCCATCGGGCCTATCTGCTGCTACATAGCAATTTCAGGCCATTTTCTGATCTCGTTTCTCTTTTCTGACACCATTTTTGGTTGGGAACTTAAGTACCATATGGTAGGTCGAGGGCACGACCTTAAACGTATGAATCCTGATCCTTCCCATGATTATGTTGTAGGTAGAGGCTATCTTGACCACCTGAAAGTTTAACATCTGCGTGGCCTCTTTGGGTTCTTTCCCAATAGTGACGGGAAGTTGAATTGCTCCTTCTACAAGACACTCTACTCCATTAAACCCATAGATGGGTGCATCGGATGGGGTCAGTTGAGAGTCTGTATACCCCATCCTTAAAAATGTTTCATGGAACATAATGTTCATTGAAGCTCCGTTATCGACTAGGATCTTTTTGACAAGACAATTTCCAATTATCAGGGTGATAACCAGGGGATTATCTTGGAGAAACTTCAAACCTTCAAGGTTGAGGCTGCCAAACTTAAGCGTCATCTCAGTCTTAGCACGCTTAGGAACACCTCTCTGACTATATTCTGCATTTCTCTCGCATACACTTTTCGAGAGTTTCTTATAGTCCCAGCAACTGTTGGGTCTTCTGAGATCATATTGATTACCGACCCTCGAGGCTGTTGGTTACGATCTTGGTCATTTCCCCTTAGACCGTCGTCTTTTCGATCATTATTATCTCTTGTTTGTCCTCCAGCCTCTTCATCCTTAGTGAAACGTCCGAAATTTCATCTTCCGATCAAATATTCAATCTGATCCTTGAGTTTTCTGTAATCATCGGTATTACGAGTAACATCTCTGTGGAACCTATAGTATCGGCTCTTATCTCTTTTCTCTAGGTCTTCGCTCAGTGGCTTCGGCCATCTGAACTCTttgtccttctcaatttccataaggatttggctccttggagtATTAAATCTTGAATATTTAGTGAACCTTGGTGGTCTTTCGCTTCTTGTTGCCCACAGGTTAATTATTCACCATAGTCTTCTTCATAATTTCATCCACCTTGATTACTTTATGGCCCTATAATGGAGCTACATCATGCTTTCAGGAGGGCGTTTGGCCAGGGACATCTTGAAGAACCGATCCCTAGTCCCTTGATGTAGGGCTATCATAGCTACATTGTCGTCGACATCCAGGACCTTCAGGGCCTTCTTCGTGAATTGGTTCAGGTAGTCTCTAAGGGAATCCTTCGCTTCTTGGACTAAACCTATGCGAGAAGCCAAACTCTTTTTATGAACTCTGTCACTAATAAAATGTTTGATGAAGGCCTAACTCAGTTCCATGAAGGACCCAATTCAATTGGGGGTATACGGTTATACCATCTTTAagccatacctgacagggtttgaggaaaggacTGACACTTGATAGCGTTGTTCATGGGCTGTAATAACAGAGCGTTGGAAAACTTCTTGACATGATTAGCCGGGTCGCCAGTACCATCATATAccttgatggtgggcatcttgaacttcctcgAGATGTTAGCATTGATAATATCTTCGGTGAATGGAGGATTTGGATCGTCAGGATCCCCTAAGGGAATCAACTCATTCGGGTTGGCCCTTGGGATCAGCACTCTCTGCCTTCGCGTTGGACCTTCTAGGTCTACAACGGGAGGAAATTCCCTTAGTCATGCTGCATGTGGGGGTCTTGATGTCTGA is a window of Apium graveolens cultivar Ventura chromosome 11, ASM990537v1, whole genome shotgun sequence DNA encoding:
- the LOC141695728 gene encoding uncharacterized protein LOC141695728; the protein is MTLKFGSLNLEGLKFLQDNPLVITLIIGNCLVKKILVDNGASMNIMFHETFLRMGYTDSQLTPSDAPIYGFNGVECLVEGAIQLPVTIGKEPKEATQMLNFQVVKIASTYNIIMGRIRIHTFKVVPSTYHMVLKFPTKNGVRKEKRDQKMA